From the genome of Rhododendron vialii isolate Sample 1 chromosome 10a, ASM3025357v1:
agacaaatgcatggtacgaaggagacaaacggtcataagaaacaaactgtgaaataggatgttgagtacaagatctaacaccttttcaaatagcaataggaagattgttaggatccataggaggaggttcaataagagaagaatcattaccagaagagTCAGCTGAGGAATCTGGAACTGGATtgggtgattgtgattgacaaggtggtaacgtacatgaagactttccatttttccgtctAGCATACCTCTGTAAGCCAGCTCCCTGCAGTCGTTGTCGTGCAGGTAGTTGTTCCTCCATGTCACCATcaatatcatgtgtttccctttcaacaaatactggTTCCTATCCAGTGTTTTCTTTCTCCCCTTCACtatgatcatagaaaaatttctccctctcactatgattataaaaggtaaacatctcttcctcctgttGATGCTtcccctgaagagatggtttggagagagaataaaaaacctctgtttcccaaaaggtaacatccatagagacaaacatctTCCTTGAATAAGGATCGTAACACTTATAGCCTTtttgggtaggagagtacccaacaaaaatacacttatgggctttatgtcCTAACTTGGCCCTAAAAGGTTttggggcatgaacaaaacacacacaaccaaacaccctaggtggaaaagtcgtaactcgacaactgcttggcaggcactcaatgggtgttttaaaattaaggacattggatggcatacggttgataaaATATGTAGAAgttaaaatagcttctccccataagtatttgggaacattcatagtgAGCAAAAGAGATCGAGCGACCTCaacaagatgacgatttttacgctcagcgactccattttgttgtggagtgtcaacgcaagtcatctgaaaaataataccattatcatctagatatgtccgaaaaatcttatcaatatactcagtctcattatcactccgaagaattttaatatgtgtatcaaattgagtgcacaccatcttatgaaaagatttgaaacaggaaaatacttcattttttgactggagtaagtacacccatgtggcacgagaataacaatcaataaaagtaataaaccatcgatagccctttaaagaagtaacaggagaaggaccccaaacatcagaatggataaccataaatggagaatcacttcgtttattaataggtgcataaaaagagcgtttatgttttccaaactcacatgcttcacaaaaaaactgatccctaggacaatgtttaactaaagtaggaaaaagtttatctaatatcccaaaagagggatgacctaatctacggtgccaccgatgtaacaaagaaagagtggaactcaTATCTGCCCGTAGAGCTTGTCCACATGATAAAGATGACTGAGATGGATGAGGTGCATGCTCCAGATAATAGATGCCACCATGtactttaccactgccaatcaccttccccgtttccagttcctgaaagatacagtgagtaggaaaaaatgtcacagaacagtttgcagaatgggtaaaactactaactgaaagaaggttagtggcaaagtttggaatatggaggactgaagagagagagagatagagggagaatagcgaacggaacctTTTCCTGAAATAGCAAAGAACGATCCATCGGCAATtcgaaccttatccttaccagaacaagtggaataagaataaaaaacaaaagaacaacctgtcatataatctgaagcaccagaatcgataatccaaggaataccagaggaggcagtaaatgcactagctggaatacatgaatgagcaaaataggatgcagtaggagctgctgtggaagtaggagctatagtagaggcagaatcagcctgagccataagacgcctgagagcttgcatctccccctgagagaaaccgccaacagaatcagaaggtgactgaactcctgtactgaacccagaatcagaCAAGGCAGCAAACTCTGAAACATGTGCCTGAGCCTGAGAACGCCcgggaccacgacctcgacctccacgtccactgcctcgcccacgagaaggacgaccatgtaacttccaacagaaatccttggtatgtccagtgttgtggcaataatcacactggagtgacatACGGTCTATGGTCCCACTGGTAGTACCAGACTGAGACTTTCCACTGCCAGACCCAAACTGTCCCTGCGGAATAGCAACCaatgcagaacgatcagaagtaggagcttgtaacatagcaccccttctgctctcctcctgttgaacaatggcataggcctctcccaaagatggaaacagaacacgacccaacacctgcactctaattggatcatactccacatcaagaccagcaagaaagtcatacacacgctctttctctattctttttaaccaagcacCAGCATCAACGGAACAGACTGCTtgaaacccctgataataatcaaattcttgccagGCCCCACTGAGATCAGCAAAGTAAACAGCAAcagatcgattgtgttgatccatagtacgaagtcgctttcgcaactcaaaacactgagcatcattgccctgctgagaataagtctgtttggcaatagtccaaatctgatatggagtgttaagaagcaagaaaggactacgaatatcagctttcatagaattaaacaaccaagTCATGGCTAAAGATCGACGAAACTCAAACgtcttgagttcaacatcagtagtaggctcagtaacagggccttcaatgaactcagacatccctttagcttcaatggctaatgtaaaagtacgagaccaaagtaaataatttgtgtcatccagtttgatgggacaaatatccaatggagagttatccagagtccctacacgactcaactcatccttgccactagcggaagcctattttttctcttctgacatcttgaaagcagaacaataatatcaaataaacaataaacaatgttcccaacaactttagaactccaaaaataataaataaaggtttcaaaaaccctagaatctcaaaaaaaatcaattgaataCCTTCGGATTTGATTGAAAtagtgttgaaaaagaaaaaaaaatagatttgatcGGCGAGAACAGATCTGATCGACGGCGATGGCAAGCCCCGACTGATCGAAGTACTGTTCACAAATCACTGTTCACGCGAGTACTGTTCACGAAACACTGTTCATGCGAGTACTGTTCACGCGACCACTGTTCACGAAACACTGTTCCCCCGAAAAGTACTGTTCACGCAGCGACGAGAAGAACATCGTAGGTCGCCAGGTTCtattgctctgataccatgttcagttttagggtaatcataatagggagaaaacccattagggttaatttcattcaacgtaaaatatatatatacaagctgtataataattgcactacggtcctagatacttaaactaattacatgataagacacataattacactagatacaaatagatccatcatctaacacttACAAAAATCATCATTGCGGTTGCTTTCACTACATAGATACAATTTCTGCTTGTCTCTTTACTAACTATgaacagaaagaaaagaaaatcctaAAGCTAGTCCCAACGGCGTCTTTGAAATGATCTCTAAGATGAAGAAGGAAGTTGCTAGCTATCCTCCCCACCGCCAGCTGGTGCTTGCTCAGCCTCGAGCTGCAAGAAAGAGAATGCAAACACTCAGATTCAAGAAATAATGCAAAGCAAATGGAATACATAGGAAAATACCATACCTCAAGGATCCGACGGTGCTGTCTCCAAACCAAAGCCTCTGTGCTCTGATAAGCGTGCAGCCACTCTTATACTATCTTAGTAGGCACCTGTGGACACAAACCAAGTATCAGAATGCAAGATACAATGACAAAGCAGGGAAAGGCAATCCGAAACAAAGTGGTACCTATGAAACCTCGGCTGGCAGTGTGTAAAGCTGGGTTGAACAAAGAGTAAGTGCTAAGCGCTCCTCCTCTCCATCATCAAAATGGAAGGAGATGAAGGAAGGGGCCCGAGGCCAAATAGGAGCAACTGAAGGAGCAACAGGTGGATCCAAGAAAAGACGACAGTACTCCATGTAGTCACTCGCCTGGAGAAGTAAGGCTGCCCAATCTCTGGCCCAAGCATTCTTTAAATCCTCCTTGGACATTGAAGAAGTAGATCTCATCGACGCTGGAGGAGGAGTAGGAGGAACGAACTGGTGCGAACGGCATTGGCTAGCTACCCGATTGCTTAAGTACTAGGCTCGACAAAATGGACCCTCAAGCAAGCTACGAGTACGGTCCAAAACTCTAGAGCTTGCAAGAGGGGCATCCTCAGGTAAGCCACTCCAAAGATCGAAACCTACCTACAAACAAGGACAAATCAGCTACAATACAAAGCAATGGAAGTCTAAGGAAATACAGAAGGAGGAGAAAAGGTACCTGATTGACCGTCAATCGGTCCAAGACTTGCCGCCATTCAAGAATGCTCAAAACTGGCGACCGTGGCTTCTATTGGCCTGCCAACCACCGCTCGTAGTGAGGAACACAGTGCGCATCCTCATGCCTAGTGTCAGGAGGAAACTGGAGAAGATGCTCGAAAACCCAAAGCTGAAAAATGGATCAgcaaaacaagttcaaaactaGGAAAAGCTAAAACAGGAAATGAGGTAAAAGGGAAGGATATATACCTCAAGCACTCGGTAGTGACCGCGGAGAATGGGACTCTTGTCCCGTGAACAAGCTCCGAGATTGCCATACAAGGTAGCCAAAGCAGATGCTCCCCAGTTTCCCAAACGGCCTCCAAATGCTGCAGAGGAGCCAGAAATTGTGTATGCACTGAGCCGTCCTTGTTTGCAAACAAAGTCTTCCCGAGGAGGTAGAGAAGGAAAGCCCGCGTCAACTACTCGACGCTCACCTGAGTAAGGATGTCAGCTTTCATGAAGTCTTGTTCAGCCAAGCAACATGAATGTGACCTCGGGAGTGAATAGGAGGCACCTTGcctaagaaccactccaagGCCCCTACCCGTTCCTAAAGCCTGGGATCAACTCGAAGAGGAGCTCCACCTACTTGAAGGCCAGTCAGAAGAAAGAAGTCGCCCGGCGTGATCATCATCTCACCAGCATATGGGAGGTGGAATgtattggtggtgtcccaccatCTCTCCACCAACGAAGTCA
Proteins encoded in this window:
- the LOC131302600 gene encoding uncharacterized protein LOC131302600, yielding MSEFIEGPVTEPTTDVELKTFEFRRSLAMTWLFNSMKADIRSPFLLLNTPYQIWTIAKQTYSQQGNDAQCFELRKRLRTMDQHNRSVAVYFADLSGAWQEFDYYQGFQAVCSVDAGAWLKRIEKERVYDFLAGLDVEYDPIRVQVLGRVLFPSLGEAYAIVQQEESRRGAMLQAPTSDRSALVAIPQGQFGSGSGKSQSGTTSGTIDRMSLQCDYCHNTGHTKDFCWKLHGRPSRGRGSGRGGRGRGPGRSQAQAHVSEFAALSDSGFSTGVQSPSDSVGGFSQGEMQALRRLMAQADSASTIAPTSTAAPTASYFAHS